The genomic DNA GCACCGCCTCCTCGCCGGCCAGCTTGCTGGCGGCATAGACGCCCTGCGGGGCGACGGGGTCGTCCTCGCGCCAGGGGGTGGTCTTGCTGGCGCCGTCGAAGACATAGTCGGTGGAGATGTGAATCAGCGGCACCCCGGCGTCGGCGCAGGCCCGCGCCAGATTGGCCGGTCCGTGCCGGTTGACCGCGAAGGCCGGCTCCGGCTCGCTTTCCGCCTTGTCCACCGCGGTGTAGGCCGAAGCGTTGACGACCAGGGCCGGACGGTGGGCGGCCACGGCCGCGGCCACCGCTGCCGGGTCGGTCACGTCGCCGTCCGCGCGGGTCAACCCGACCGGCCGCAGCCCCGGCGCCCAGGCGGCGCGCAGCAGCTCGAAGCCGACCTGCCCGCCGGCCCCGAAGACGAGGACGGTGCGGATGGGGAGCGCCGCCTCAGCCATGGGCGGGCTCGGCCGCAGGAGCGGCGGCCACGCCGAGACGCTGGCCGCTGTAGCCGTTCGCCGACAGCCGCTCCCACCAGGCGCGGTTCTCGAGATACCAGGCAACGGTGCGGCGGATGCCGGTCTCGAAGGTCTCCGACGGCCGCCAGCCCAGCTCGGTCTGCAGCTTGGTGGCGTCGATGGCGTAGCGGTGGTCGTGGCCGGGCCGGTCGGTGACATGGGTGACGAGGGTCCGCCGCGGACCGCCGGGAAGCGGACCGGCCATCTCGTCCACGAGGTCGCAGATGGTGTTGACCACGTCGATGTTGCGCCGTTCGCTGTCGCCGCCGACGTTGTAGCTCTCGCCCAGCCGTCCCTTGGTCAGAATGGTCCAGAGGGCCGAGGCGTGGTCGTCCACATAGAGCCAGTCGCGCACGTTCAGTCCGCTGCCGTAGACCGGAAGCCGCTGCCCCTGCAGCGCCTTCAGCGTCATCAGCGGGATCAGCTTCTCGGGAAACTGCCAGGGGCCGTAGTTGTTCGAGCAGTTGCTGGCGACCGTCGGCAGACCGTAGGTCTCGTGCCACGCGCGCACGAAATGGTCGGACGCCGCCTTGCTGGCTGAATAGGGGGAATTCGGCGCGTAGGGCGTGGTTTCGGAGAAGCGCCCTTCGTCGTCCAGCGTGCCGAACACCTCGTCGGTGGAGACGTGGTGGAACCGGAAGCCGTCCTTCTCCGCCCCCTCCAGCCCGCGCCAGTGATCGAGCGCCACGCGCAGCAGCGTCACGGTGCCGACCACGTTGGTCTGCACGAAGGCCATCGGCCCGTCGATGGAGCGGTCCACATGGGTTTCCGCCGCCAGATGCACGACCGCCGCCGGACGGTGGGCGGCGAAGACCCGGCGCAGTTCCCCCTCGTCGCAGATGTCCACCCGCTCGAAGGCATAGCGCGGGTCCTCGGCGAAACGGGCGAGGCTTTCCAGATCCGCGGCGTAGGTGAGCTTGTCGAGGTTGACGACCGACGCCCGCGTGTTCGCCAGGACCCAGCGGATGAAGGCCGAGCCGATGAAGCCGGCCCCTCCCGTCACCAGTATGCGCATCCCATTTCCCCTTTGCAGCGCCGCGCGGCGCGCCCTTCAGAACAGATCGCCCTCAAAACAGGTCGCCTTCAAAACAGATCGACGGCCGCAGCCAGGGGCGGCGCCACCATGTCCTTGTCCGAGACCACGGCCCCGGCCACGGACGGCCAGGCGATGCCAAGCGCGGGATCGTTCCACAGGATCGCCCGCTCGCACTCGTGAGAATAAAAGGCGTCGACCTTGTAGGCGACGATCGTGTCGGGCTCCAGCGTGCAGAAACCGTGGGCGAACCCCACCGGAACCAGCAGCTGCTCCAGCCCGTCGGCGCTCAGCTCCACCGCCACATGCCGCCCGAAGGTCGGGGAACCGCGGCGGATGTCCACCGCGACGTCGAGGATGCGGCCGCGCAGGACGCGGACCAGCTTGGTCTGGGCCTGCGGCTCCAACTGGTAATGCAGGCCGCGCACCGTGCCCGGCACGGCCGACAGGGACTGATTGTCCTGAACCCAGACCCGCTCCAATCCGTGACCGGCAAAGGTCCGGGCGCTCCAAGTCTCGACGAAGTAGCCCCGGGCGTCACCGAACCGTTTCGGAACGATCCGCTGGACATCGGGCAAAGCTGTGGGGGTGACCTGCATGGCGGAGCCGGAATCTTTTGAAGGAGTCAGCCTGTTATGACGGGCTAGAAGGGCTTTTCAAGCGCTTTGTGCGGGCGAAAGGCTTTCCCGCCCCGCCGGCCCGTTCACGCCTCCCGTGCCCCGAGCGGCTCGACCGGACGCACGATGTCGTACTTCATCAGATGGACGAGGCTGCGCACCAGCAGGATCTGGCGCTCCGTCGGAACCAGACCCGCCAGGTCCGCCACCCGGCATCCCGGCGGGTCCAGCGCATCGATCGCCAGGGCGATGTCGGCGGTCGGGGAGAGCAGCAGGCTGCGCGCCGGCGAATTCATCGGGTCGCCAAGGAGCGTCGCCAGGGCCTCCATCGCCGCGGCCCGCGTGACGCCCGGGGCGCGGACCAGCCGCATCCCCGGCTCCAGCGTGCGCGAGGGATAGGCCTGGAACATGCGCAGCGGGTCGGGGCGCAGCGGGTTGCCGTCGCCGTCGCGGCGCGGCGCGCGTTCCTGGGCATGGCGGCGGATGTCGGCGAGCTGGCGCCAGACGTCCAGATATTGCGGGATAATCGCCTTCCAGTCGAAGACGGCGGCGGCGCGGGCGCGTCCCGCCTCTCCCATGCGGCGGCGCAGGCCGGGGTCGACGGCCAGCAGTGCGTAGGCTTGGGCCGCGGCCTCCACGTCCACCGCGGTGATCTGCGAGGCGCGGGCGATGAAATGGTCGTAGCTGTCCAGGCCGGCGTCGTAGCGGTCGGCCAGGTCGGGCGCGAAGCCCGGTGGCGGCAGGACGGTCGGCACACGGAAGCCGTCCACGCCGTGGCGCACCGTCTCGCGGTAGCCGTTCCAGTCGGTGACGACGCAGGGCAGCCCGGCGGCCATCGCCTCCACCGGGGTGATTCCGAAGGTTTCCTGAACATTGTCCACCAGCGACGTGAACAGGTCGGCGACCGCCCAGATCCGGGTCCGCACATCCGGCTTGCGGCCGTCCAGGAAGATGGCGTTGACGCTGGGGCAATAGCGCCGGGCTCCCTCGATAAAGGCGGCGGCGATGGAGTCGTTGCCGAACCAGCCGGCCTGGATCAGGTGCAGCCGCTTGCCGGTCCGCTGGGCGGCCCGTTCCAGGGCCTGATACATCGGGATGGGGTGCGCCTTGGCGTGGAAGCTGAGACGCCCCACGAACAGAACCGCCACATCCTCCTCGCCGATGCCGAGCGCCGCGCGCTCCGCCGCGCGGACGGACGGATCGAAGCGGAAGGCGTCCGTGTCGACGCCGAGCGGGATCACCGGCAGGTTCGGCATCGGCACCTCGGCGGCCCCCAGCCGGTCGCGCAGATACTCCGCATAAGGCTGAAGGACCGCCTCGACCGAGGAGCGGGCCGCCCAGGAGGTGCAGATCACCGCGTCCCACGGCTGGATCGGCGCGGTGGCCAGGGCGCCCAGGGTCTGCGGGGACTCCGACGTGGTGTGGGTGATGCCGCACAGGCTGTAGGCCCGCTGGTCTCGGGACCGGCGGCGCCAGGCGAACTGGTCGATGCCCGGTCCCGGCAGGAACAGGCATCCCACGTTGGCGAGGCGCGACGGTTCCCCGGTCAAATACAGCTCCACCTTGCGGCCCGGCGCGTGTCTGTCCGCAAGGTCCATGAACAGCCGCGCCAGTGGCGGGCCATCGACGTGGCAGGCGAAACGGTCCAGCCCGGAATGCCGGAAGAAGCCGATCAGAAAGGATTCCCCCGCGACATGGCGCCCCTTCAGGTCGGTCCGCGCGGTCTCGTAACCTTCGGGATGGAAATAGATGGCGGCGTTGGACACGGGCGGCGGGCTTTCCGGAAAATGGCAAAAGCGATGGTCGATGAACCGGGAGAGTAGCGGGGCCTCGCCAACCGGGCAACGCGCCGCTTAGCAGCCCCCCCACCCGGAGCGGGGAAGCGGGCGCGCAGGCCGGACAGCGCTCCCGTGCCGAGGGCGGCGTCCCATTTGCGGCGGAACAGGGCCTCCTCCTCCAGCCCGCCGCCGGGCGTGTTCGCGGGAGCCCCCAGCGCCGCGGGCCCGGCGTGGCGAAGGATGGCGAAGGGCGTGCAGACGTTGCGGTAGCCGTGGATCAGGGCCGACAGGCAAAGGTCGGACACGGCGCGGCCCGGCGAGAACCGGGCATCGAAGCCTCCCAGCTCCTTCAGCACGGTCCGGCGCACCGCCAGGACGGCGCCGGGCACCGCC from Azospirillum brasilense includes the following:
- the rfbB gene encoding dTDP-glucose 4,6-dehydratase, producing the protein MRILVTGGAGFIGSAFIRWVLANTRASVVNLDKLTYAADLESLARFAEDPRYAFERVDICDEGELRRVFAAHRPAAVVHLAAETHVDRSIDGPMAFVQTNVVGTVTLLRVALDHWRGLEGAEKDGFRFHHVSTDEVFGTLDDEGRFSETTPYAPNSPYSASKAASDHFVRAWHETYGLPTVASNCSNNYGPWQFPEKLIPLMTLKALQGQRLPVYGSGLNVRDWLYVDDHASALWTILTKGRLGESYNVGGDSERRNIDVVNTICDLVDEMAGPLPGGPRRTLVTHVTDRPGHDHRYAIDATKLQTELGWRPSETFETGIRRTVAWYLENRAWWERLSANGYSGQRLGVAAAPAAEPAHG
- the rfbC gene encoding dTDP-4-dehydrorhamnose 3,5-epimerase encodes the protein MQVTPTALPDVQRIVPKRFGDARGYFVETWSARTFAGHGLERVWVQDNQSLSAVPGTVRGLHYQLEPQAQTKLVRVLRGRILDVAVDIRRGSPTFGRHVAVELSADGLEQLLVPVGFAHGFCTLEPDTIVAYKVDAFYSHECERAILWNDPALGIAWPSVAGAVVSDKDMVAPPLAAAVDLF
- a CDS encoding glycosyltransferase family 4 protein, with amino-acid sequence MSNAAIYFHPEGYETARTDLKGRHVAGESFLIGFFRHSGLDRFACHVDGPPLARLFMDLADRHAPGRKVELYLTGEPSRLANVGCLFLPGPGIDQFAWRRRSRDQRAYSLCGITHTTSESPQTLGALATAPIQPWDAVICTSWAARSSVEAVLQPYAEYLRDRLGAAEVPMPNLPVIPLGVDTDAFRFDPSVRAAERAALGIGEEDVAVLFVGRLSFHAKAHPIPMYQALERAAQRTGKRLHLIQAGWFGNDSIAAAFIEGARRYCPSVNAIFLDGRKPDVRTRIWAVADLFTSLVDNVQETFGITPVEAMAAGLPCVVTDWNGYRETVRHGVDGFRVPTVLPPPGFAPDLADRYDAGLDSYDHFIARASQITAVDVEAAAQAYALLAVDPGLRRRMGEAGRARAAAVFDWKAIIPQYLDVWRQLADIRRHAQERAPRRDGDGNPLRPDPLRMFQAYPSRTLEPGMRLVRAPGVTRAAAMEALATLLGDPMNSPARSLLLSPTADIALAIDALDPPGCRVADLAGLVPTERQILLVRSLVHLMKYDIVRPVEPLGAREA